Proteins encoded in a region of the Perognathus longimembris pacificus isolate PPM17 chromosome 11, ASM2315922v1, whole genome shotgun sequence genome:
- the Znf692 gene encoding zinc finger protein 692 — MASRSVPDASRRRREKRRQLDARRSKCRIRLGGHMERWCLLKERLGFALHSQLAKFLLDRYTSPGCILCASPEPLPPKGLQYLVLLSHAHSRECSLVPGLRGPGGQDRGLVWECSAGHTFSWEPSLSPTSGEATKEVPLPCAAQTGWSPEARRRQKPAGLEPEQERIQEARLPRGARPSPETFLSPGEEQDEEDEDDANEEELLSDASPWTYSSSPDDSEPEVPRPPCSVTCTSKKEQTPAAPEALPTPLAVSSSPAPSEVQLELSRTPLGGGQAEPLASPRSQAESAPAPAWDEDTAQIGPKRIRKAAKRELMPCDFPGCGRIFSNRQYLNHHKKYQHLHQKSFCCPEPACGKSFNFKKHLKEHVKLHSDTRDYICEFCARSFRTSSNLVIHRRIHTGEKPLQCEICGFTCRQKASLNWHRRKHAETVAALRFPCDFCGKRFEKPDSVVAHCSKSHPALLPAAHESPSPSESCPSVAAPKSLGSTEGFRSPLSLGSNPAPSAVGVISSSELGEPSSAPVIERFEDIVQIT; from the exons ATGGCGTCCCGCTCGGTGCCGGACGCGTCCCGCAGGCGGCGGGAGAAGCGGAGACAACTGGACGCGCGCCGCAGCAAGTGCCGCATCCGTCTGGGCGGCCACATGGAGCGGTGGTGCCTCCTCAAGGAGCGCCTGGGCTTCGCCCTGCACTCGCAGCTCGCCAAGTTCCTGCTGGACCG GTACACTTCTCCAGGCTGCATCCTCTGTGCAA GTCCAGAACCTTTGCCACCCAAGGGTCTGCAGTATCTGGTGCTCTTGTCTCATGCCCACAGCCGGGAATGCAGCCTAGTGCCCGGGCTCCGGGGGCCTGGAGGCCAGGACAGAGGTCTTGTATGGGAATGCTCAGCGGGCCATACCTTCTCCTGGGAACCTTCCTTGAGCCCTACATCTGGAGAAGCAACCAAGGAGGTCCCCCTCCCATGTGCTGCCCAGACAGGCTGGAGCCCAGAAGCCAGGAGGAGGCAGAAACCTGCAG GTTTGGAACCTGAACAAGAGAGGATTCAAGAAGCCAGACTGCCCAG AGGAGCAAGACCCTCACCAGAGACCTTCCTGTCCCCAGGAGAGGAACAAGAtgaggaagatgaagatgatgcCAATGAAGAGGAACTACTCAGTGATGCCAGCCCCTGGACCTACAGCTCCTCCCCAGATGA CAGTGAACCAGAAGTCCCCAGACCACCCTGTTCTGTTACCTGCACATCTAAGAAGGAACAGACACCAGCAGCACCTGAAGCTCTTCCCACTCCTCTTGCTGTTTCCTCTTCCCCAGCACCGTCTGAGGTGCAGTTGGAGCTTAGCAGGACCCCTCTGGGAGGCGGGCAGGCAGAGCCTTTGGCCAG CCCTAGGAGTCAGGCCGAGTCtgctccagccccagcctgggATGAGGACACTGCACAGATTGGGCCCAAGAGAATTAG GAAAGCTGCCAAAAGGGAGCTGATGCCTTGTGACTTCCCTGGCTGTGGAAGGATCTTCTCCAACCGCCAGTATTTGAAT CACCACAAGAAGTACCAGCACCTCCACCAGAAGTCATTCTGCTGTCCAGAACCAGCCTGTGGGAAATCCTTCAACTTCAAGAAACATCTGAAGGAGCACGTGAAGCTGCACAGTG ACACCCGGGACTACATCTGTGAGTTCTGTGCCCGGTCTTTTCGCACCAGCAGCAACCTTGTCATCCACAGACGCATCCACACAGGCGAGAAGCCCTTGCA GTGTGAGATATGCGGGTTCACCTGCCGCCAGAAGGCCTCCCTGAATTGGCACCGACGTAAACATGCAGAGACGGTGGCTGCCTTGCGCTTCCCCTGTGACTTCTGTGGCAAGCGCTTTGAGAAGCCAGACAGTGTTGTGGCTCACTGCAGCAAAAGCCATCCAGCCCTGCTCCCAGCTGCACACGAGTCACCCAGCCCCTCGGAGTCCTGTCCCAGTGTCGCTGCTCCCAAATCCCTGGGGTCCACTGAGGGGTTTAGATCCCCTCTCTCCTTAGGCTCCAATCCCGCTCCCTCAGCAGTGGGGGTAATCTCCTCCTCTGAGCTTGGGGAGCCAAGCTCAGCCCCAGTCATTGAAAGGTTTGAGGACATAGTCCAGATAACTTAG